TTCTCAGGCGGAGGCGGATCAGGAGTCGGAGGAGATGGAGGGCCACCAGCGACGGCGATGCGGCGTAAGCTGCGAGGAGTCACGAGTAAGGAGATACTTCGACGGCGAAACTGAAGCCGCGGAAGAATTGAGTGGTGGAGGAGGTAGAGGTTAGAGGAGCGTGTGGTGGTCGTGTTGAACAAAGCCGTCGCCATATTTTCCTCCCCCGACTAATTTGGACCCCATTTTCTCTTTTTATTATTTTCTTCCTTCCAAAAAAAAATGCATACGTGTACATCGTTTCTAAATAAAAATTAATTAGATAATTAGTGCAAAAAATGTAATTAGAATATTAATCTTTTTACAAAGAAAAATAGCAAATATAACTAGGAATATTTTAAAATTTACAAATACAAATTATTTGAATTTTAGAAAGTGTTGCTCAAATTTTTTATTTTTTTTTTTACAAAGTTTGGTTTATAGATTGTTTGACTGACCTCTAGCTTTTAACTTCCAAATGTGTGTAAACTAGCATCTTTGTGTTGTTTTTTTTTTTTTTAGTTTTAGTCTTTAGCTTAGGAAAAAGATTATTATCATAGTCTTGGTAAGTTGGTATGTTCAATACATATAACAGTCCTGTTTGGGATATATTCTCATTGTGATTTTAATCAATATAAGTTTTATAGTTAGCCAAACAAATAAAAGTTTACCACAATCAATATCAATTCTATGGTTTTTACATT
This sequence is a window from Brassica oleracea var. oleracea cultivar TO1000 chromosome C1, BOL, whole genome shotgun sequence. Protein-coding genes within it:
- the LOC106316653 gene encoding uncharacterized protein LOC106316653, with translation MATALFNTTTTRSSNLYLLHHSILPRLQFRRRSISLLVTPRSLRRIAVAGGPPSPPTPDPPPPENTTQLEGLVGAVTRVQDRVKIFLAVLFWMSLFFWVTVTDGRGKGGKGKKGSRFK